Below is a genomic region from Apodemus sylvaticus chromosome 14, mApoSyl1.1, whole genome shotgun sequence.
taggGGTAGGAACAGGAGTGAAGccagaggaccagcagaaagaatggcaacaggcaaccttgggaggtaggaggtgaaTGGAGCTCAGGACTCAAGGGGAGGGATCTTAGACGAAATGCCCTGCACTGGGGAGGACGAACGTGTGAagtccatctccagtagaaaCACAGGGCATGGAGTGGAGGGATGGAGTGGATAGGAAATTGGGTATTTTCACCGCACGGTCTTTATCCTCTCTCTTACTTTGCCCCACCCCTTCTCTCCGCACTTTTTCATCTCATCCCTTCCCCCAAATTGTCCCTCCTCCTAGTCTGATGTTGCGTGCGCTCTCTTACCCTCTCTTGTCCaataataatgtaattatacttaataaaatagatatattttaatCCAATATTTGAAGGGCAAGCAAGGTTTTATTAGGAAGTAGTATTGAAGAGAACCAAGCCCGAAAAGGTCTCCCTAGGGCAAGGAGGGGTCCCCAAAATGGGTCACCCCAATTTATGTTTGAGACTAGATATTGACAcgggccttgaacttatgatcctcgTGCTCCTGCACTAAGACTAAAGATGTGTTGAATCGTGACCTTTGCCCTCTCTTGGGCTTCCTATGATGGCCTACATACATTtaaacatatgtgtgcatatataaatttacatataaactTTGCATAGGAGAGAAACCAgaccaaaaattattttataacacCACATGAAGGCAAGAAGTGGAAAGAAATGTGTGGTGTTCAGTTCCTAGGGATAGAGTATGGGTTAtttctgttacacagagaattcAGATAGCAAGTTACACTGATTGTTGTATATACTGAACTGTACTTATATCTTACCTATATCAACTATACGTGACTTTGGTATACAATTAAAATTGTATCATTCTAAGGAGTTATTGAAATGTAATTGCattttttgttgatattgttcaAAAAAGACTCCCTTCTGCTCCTAGAAAGGTCTATGTCACACAGTTGTTAGAGAATGACTGATGTGTGCCTTAATTAGAAATAACAACATGTTGCCAGTTCTAAGGTTGCAAATATTAGCCTTTCCTACTGGGATTGAATTCATGTTCAATTCAGTTCTGCAGATGTTCACCAATTATAGCCGAGTTTGTACATAAGTAAATATTCACATATacctcacatatatacatatgtgtgtatatatatatatatatataatccatttTGTAGACAAGATCTTGCTTTGAatcccaagctagccttgaactccataTCTTCCCACAGCCTCCTCCTCGGAGATTACAGGTGTTCTTCATCGTATCCATTTTCGAATGTTCTTATCCTATAAAAATGTTCTGGAGATTTGAAATTGGACACCACTTAGGAAAAGCACTTTGTAATTATTTCCTTCAGGGTGGGTAGAGAACACAGATGCTTGGACAAAGGCTCTCCACTCTAGCAGTGGCAGTCAGGTTTTTTACTGGAGCCCAAGCAAGTGAATACAATGGAGTGATTACAATGACTCTACAGTCAAGATATCAACACAGTTTGATTATCCAAAGATGCTGTGACCTAGACACTTCTACCAGACACTCAGCGTTTTGATGGTGTTAGATGCTTGAGTCTAGATTATGGAAGACCTGAGAACGTTGCAGATACAAATCTGCAAATCTTACAAATGAGACTCATGAACCTAACCTGGATTTGTGGCCAGACAAGAATCTACAGCCTCGAAGAACAAGCCAAACAGGTCCATATCACCATTGCAGTATTTTGAAATCATGTTcttcttttattacataaattTGATATTATCTAGCTATGTAGGAAAAATATGTTGAAAGTATTCAATAGATAGACACTCGTGGACGCACATTTTATGAAATCTCTCCTTTAACTGCATTGACTTTATTTCCATATTGAGAAAGCAATGATCGATCTTCTATACACAGAAACAGACCTGAGTGTTTGGAGTTGCTGATTAAAGTTTGCCTCTCTCCTGGCCCGTGGATGTTATAATTCCCAGACATGAGGCCAGTGGATATGAGTGACTGCATCCTCTGTTCTTCTAGcaactacattctaaatctgGGCAGATGCACAGAGAACACAGTACCCACTCTGAGGAGGACTGGAACTGGTCCAGCCACAGCCTCCTAAAGGCCTCTGTCACCTTTCTGTAGAGAACACATTCCTTGTCTATGCTATTGAATGCTACACCTGGAGggatgttttacttttcttttaatttaaacattAATTTAATGTGTGGGCATGGTCTCTTCTTAACCTTTCActgtcttggtttctttcctaagccataattttcaaattaaaccAAGAGTAGCCACTGCATGAAATGGCAGAGTAGCCCAGAATGGTGATAGTACCAGTGGGGTTGACACAGCCAGGTGTGGGAGGAACTCAACGCAGGTATTCGTGATGCTGAAACTCGGCGGAGGCGTTGCATGCGTAGCCGGCTGATGCCCTGGTCTTGGCATCAAATGCAAACTTGATCCTGCAAACATGGTCCTGGGTGGCTCCTGAGAATTATATTTTCTAACAAAGTCCCCTGTCCCCTCTGCATTCCATCTGGAATTTTGGAGCTTACTAAGTGTGCCTGGCTTTACCTCATTGATAGATACTATTTGTTTGCCCGATTAGAACTTGTAGCCAAGTGATGTTCATTATCACCTCTTCCATTTAATGTGTGGGCATGTCTTTATCCTCACAGACACGGTTTTGTGCTATTCCCATCTTTAACTGATCTTCCTGAAACTCTATCGCCTCTGAATTTTCTGTGAGCACAGTGACAAGTCTCAGGGTGACAAGTCTCAGGGTTCGGTGTTGCAGCAGTGACAGGGAACACCAAGATGGTTGTCCCACTTCTTGCTCTTCAGGGCTCAAGTGTTGAGGAGGAGGGGGGTGAGGAGATGTTTACAACCGGGAAGCTGTTACTTGGTGCTAGAAGCAGCCACCTTGACTATAGAAGAGCCAGGTGTAGAGCTCCAACTGTCCAGGAGGAGGGTATCAGAAAGGTCAAAGAAGACATGTCAGATCAAGTAGTTGTTGGCGTACTAAGTTCCAGTCATCTTATAAAAAGAGATGGGGGTAGGAAGAAGGGTGGGGCTCAGGAGTGGAGGTCAAGCTACTGTGAAGGTCACGATCCTGAAGATACTGGGAAACTATGGAAGAGCCTTAAGCAGGGATGGAAGGTATTCACAAGGTCACCTGACCGCATTTCACACCTACCACCATTGCACACAGGGATAAAAGCTCCCCTGTCACCAAGCCTCCCAGAACTCTGTAGACTgagatttttaaatgctttaaaataagtAATTGGCTTTTGAATTTAAAATAGCTCCCCACAGTCTGCCTACCACCTATTTAAATAATGACTACATTATGCAGAATTTTGTTCCCAAAAGACAGCATGGAGCCTAAAACAAggactgtttttctgtttttttttgttttgttttactggttaTAGTGAGCTcacaaaacatttatttgtagTGTTTCCTATATGGTATTTTGTTAGTGGTATTATTCTAAAAACATAATTAAACACCTGTGGAAGGAATTGCAAGGTAACACTAAGCTCAGTAGCTGAGGGAACACAATCTTCACAATGCCAGACCTTTTGAAtagttttcctttgtgtgtgtgtgtgtgtgtgtgtgtgtgttttaagaattCACCCAAATCATTTCATTGAAAATCAATTAGCATTTTCATTTACTTTGTTCTGATAAAGCAAAAGCCCGCATATTCTCTCTAAAAGGACATTTCCAGACATGccatataaattattaaaaagaaaaaaagcattacATAGTAACTAGGTTAACTCTATTTCCTTACTCCTCCCTCCAGCTACCTCCTTTCCAAATAGattacttttcaaaaaaaaaaaaaagtaacagttatttaaaacaaaacatgctGGTTTGTCTTATAGCCAGATGAAATGGATCTGCATTGCACAGTGATATAAGCCAACCTCAAAttgatgtgtgtttttttttttaagttaagttCTTGTGTTGAGAATCGAACAGCAggctttgtgtatgtgagtgtgtactcTGGCCCCTGAGATACACTACCAGTCCCTCCTATTTTTTAAAGGCaactataaaaatgtattttaaagacctatttattttatgtatatggatactGTCTATATGTACATCTATTTACATCCTAGAAGAGGCCATCTAATCCCATGAATCTACAGTAattgatggttgtgaaccatcatgtggatgctgggaattgaccccaggacctctgaaagagcagcttttcaccgcagagccatctctcgagcccaaaattttaaaaataaaaaatagatattaaaagaaaataacaacaaacaaaccccaagcTTCTCCtcgcaccaaaaaaaaaaaaaaaaaaaaaaaaaggaaaagcaaaataaagtggTGAGGGGTTGAGGTACGAATGAAATTAGCTTCACAGCAAAACTACAAACAGTGTTCATCTGTCAGCTCTGCAAACTTTAATACTACAGAGTTGtgtcttctggcttctggctgCACCCTTGGCACATAGAACAGTGCCTGGCAcaataaagagctcaagaaactgTTGACGTCTGAAAACATGGAGTCAATAGAGCTcaggccagcgagatggctcaacaggtaaaggagcttgctgccagcCAACTGACAATTTCTGTTCCATCCCCGGGGAACACACCAGGTCGAAAAAAGAGAACTGTGCGCTTGCTCTCAAGTACTACAATAGAAAGATAAAGGAAGGGAACTCATTACTTGTAAAGACTTCTTTTCCATTCTAGGTGAGAGTGAAGGCCCCCAGACTcctcattttctctcctttttacaAAGATCTCCTGGAGCCAGGATGTAGCCCAGTTGGTCAGAGTGCCTTTCTAGCATGcacgaagccctgggttcgatccccagcatcTCATAAAGCAGGCACGAAATCAGAAGCCTGTGACCCCAGCCTctgaggtggaggaagaagaaccTGAACTCCAAGGCATCCTCGGGCCGTCTCGTACTAAATAAAATCATCTCTAAATAAaaacagaggaggggagggagagaaagaaagggggagggaaagagggagagtggggggagggagagggcagagggagaagaagagagagggaggggagggagaaggggaaagagggggagggagagaaggaggggagatggagagaaaaaagagggaaggggagagggagaagaagagagggagggagagggaggggaaaggcagagggagaaagagggaggggtggggagaggaagaggaagagagggagaggtttCTGTATTTATTACTGAAAGCATCCTACAAATGCAAAGCATAGAGATAAGACAAAAAATCCTTTCCCCTAATGAGTATTCACTGTGTGGATAGTGGTGACCCCACAGTTAGATGACAGTGACCTGCTACAGCTTAAGTCCCTGTGTTAGCCTTTTCCTGTGAATTCGTCATAAACCCACGTCCTGGCTTCCAATATCTCCTTTCAGAATCATAACCGGTTTGATGGCATTTTCGCCCACGGCGGGGGCTGGGGTAGCGCTAAGGGGTGGATCATCAGGGactgggagagacagacagagcagttTGGAATGGGACAACTCTGTTCCTGTTTGTTGATTCTCAAAGTCTCAAAGTAAAGGTGAAGCATGAGGTCAGGGCACACGCCACAGTGATGGGGAAGTGACACAGGACAGGACAGACTCCATCTCTCTTACTGTCACAGTGATTACGCAATGCACAGTGTCTCGGCTGGACATGTTCCCAGGTCCTGAGAATGTCCCCATGTCTGCCGGCTGGCTTAGAGAAGAGAAGGCAGACCAAAGCCTGTGGGTGGTGTGGACACAAGGAAACTGGCACAGTAGTCTGTAGGGACTGGTGACACTTAATTCCAAAAAAGATACCTTATGATTCCAGTTAACACAGTGCCCTGACACCGTGtttgctgtcttcacacacacacacacacacagtaccttATGTGCTTACTACCTTCCAACATgtatatagacacagacagacagatagacacacacacacagagtgcctTGTGTGCTTACTGCCTTCcaacacgtgtatacacacagaagacacacacagagacagacagacagacagacacacagagtgtCTTATGTGCTTACTGCCTTCcaacacgtgtgtacacacaggcaggcaggcagacagacagacagacagacacacacacacacacacacacacacacacacacttgctaaCCTTATTTCCAGGTCAGACAACTTACTTCCACAATCCTCCTCATTTTCCCTAATCCTTTCTGGTAAAAGATTTCTTTCTGATATGcagcaaagaagaaaagattattattctttctttttcctgcaGCGACACATAGTTGAAACTTAAGGCTACTTCAGTCTAGGGCCAGATTCCACCCTAACCCGGAACCGTGGCTTCATTCTCAATCACACGGAGATAAGGAAGATGAACCTAACATCTGGTACAAACTTTACAATGGAAGCAATACCAGAGCCCACATGCAGAATATATCCGTGTGTTCCAAACAGAAATTCGTGGGACTGGCAAGACAGTCCAGCAGGTCTAGGTGCTTGCTGCCTGACAATACAAGCCTAATGGTATGAGTTCAGTCCATAGAAGgaactccacaaagctgtcctctgatctctatacATGGGCCTCCATACGTCCATCATAAGCAGACACACAATacagcttaaaaagaaaaagaaaaaagaaagaaagaaatgggtggAACAGAGTTACTAAGGCACCATAAGGAATGTCGCTTACTTCCCCTCCTGGGACTCTTTGTGACCTGAAATCTTTGTGATCTTTGTGGCATTCCTGAAATAAAATCTCATAGGACAGCCTATGTATCTGTCCCCAGTCACCAGGCCTGTCCACTTGCTGCCTCAGGCGAAACAGGCGAGTTCTGTGATTACCCTTCTAGTTCAGCTATTAGGAATGCTGAATTATCCGAAATCTAAATATGTCTAAGTGCTGTGAGTCCGCTTTCAGATAGGAAGGTAGCCTCCAACAGCACCCAAAAGTGTGCCAAAGGCAAGGCTGCCACTCAGAAAGAGCCAGAAACTCTTCCAGAATGGCAAAAACATAGGACCACCCTTACCTAGAACTGACACCCACGAGTCACAGCGTGCAATACTGGAAACCAGTACACTGGGACAGTCCCAGTGCGGCTCACACAACTTATGGGAAGCGATTTTTGAAAAGCAGCCCAGGTTTGAATCAAAGAGGGAGTTTGTTACTATCATCTCCTTGCATCATTTCCATGTCACCATAAACCATCAAAAAGACTTTCCCCTAGGAGAAAGCACAAGGCTGTAAACAGGAATCGCAAATAAGAAATTACTGTGACCTGACAGTTGAGGATTCTATTGGGGTGTCTCCAGCTGTAAGCACTCCCTGTGTCTCTACTCCCTCTCCTCCAGGCAACAAAATCTCGGGGCTGGGTTTGCTCGACAAAGATTAATTAAGACCTGAGTACCAGAGTGAATCAGAGTGCTGCCTTTGTGAACATCCAAAGAGATTTCCAAGGTGCTGGAAAACAGGCCCACCCACAGTGTAGCATGAAATTTGCCCTGCACCTTCTGGTGGATAGAAACATGGCCTGTTTAACTTCTATGTTCGAGAATGCCTACCATCTCCAGCACtgagggcttcagtccttttcaaGGACTATGATGAGTGTTAATGCCACAGATGTGCTGAAAACCCAACACTCATCTAATAGGGCAGCGTTTCCAGTTCCTGAGCTATCCCTTAGGTCGCTGCttcttggatatttatttataagaCCATAGGGGTAACACAAAACTGTCGGTAAAAGCATCCACATCATCATTTTCAAGGACCTAAATCTTTTTTCCAGTAATCTGAGTCAGTTCTCGGAACTCAGTAAGAGTTCTGAGCAACGGGGCCATTGAGATGGCTGGGTAGATAAATTCACTCGCCACCTAGCCTGACAGATGCTTTAGAGCCCTGGCACCAACGTGGCGGAAGAAGCGAACGATTTCCACAAGCTgtcctgacctccacacgtgtgcaATCTAAAAGGAAAGAATAAGTATGCAATTTAAAGAATTGCCAATGACTTTTGGGCACTGACCTGGAATCCTATTGAGTGTCACCCAAAAATGTTCATCGGGGCTATAGGTATCTTTAGACCACTCTAGGAGACCAATGGCCCTTTCGTCATTCAGGATAAAGTTGACAAAGTCCCAGGTGAGGGCCACGTAGGCAGTGCCGAAGTAGATGATCAGTTGGTGTGGCGGTGGAGTCTTCAAAGTATTTGTTTTTTGCATAAAATATCCGCTTTTGCCTTTCCGCTCTAGGTGGACATATTTAGTCCGTACAACTGCGTGCTCGGGAGGCAGCACCCCCGGAGTGATGTTTTTCCCCCTTAAATCTTTTCAGATGGTTAACTATTTCCTTGTTGGTTTTCAAAGGGAAGTCCTGCCCGCAGGTGTTGAGGACGTATTTCCAAGGGACCTTGGAGGCTACCAGATCTTTCATGCAGTTCAGATCAGCCTGGAGCCGGGAGAAGCCACCGTAGACCACCCGCTCCACCTTAGAGGCCAGGAAAGCATTGGGGAAACAGCTTAGTAACTGCCGCActgcttctttgaaggtctctgTCGCCTTACTATCCACGTGCACACAGTAGACGTTCTGGGGCATGTAAATGGCCCTGAAGAGCCTTTCAAAGGTGTTAAAGTCTTTGTGGATTACCATGATGTAGGCCAGGGGAAAGCCAGCCTCTTCTTCAGACAAGGGACTGGTAATATAGTGGCTCTGGATCAG
It encodes:
- the LOC127665052 gene encoding LOW QUALITY PROTEIN: N-acetyllactosaminide beta-1,6-N-acetylglucosaminyl-transferase-like (The sequence of the model RefSeq protein was modified relative to this genomic sequence to represent the inferred CDS: deleted 1 base in 1 codon), whose translation is MNLCVKVFAFTALSVVGFVVFYHSQLSLPNLYQPLNSSSDRTSVIACDYGLQNHTFFLTGNTSPPPLERVSCPQYLIQSHYITSPLSEEEAGFPLAYIMVIHKDFNTFERLFRAIYMPQNVYCVHVDSKATETFKEAVRQLLSCFPNAFLASKVERVVYGGFSRLQADLNCMKDLVASKVPWKYVLNTCGQDFPLKTNKEIVNHLKRFKGKNITPGVLPPEHAVVRTKYVHLERKGKSGYFMQKTNTLKTPPPHQLIIYFGTAYVALTWDFVNFILNDERAIGLLEWSKDTYSPDEHFWVTLNRIPGVPGAMPNASWTGNLRAVKWMDMEAKHGGCHGHYVHDICIYGNGDLQWLINSQSLFANKFELNRYPLTVECLELRLRERTLNQSEIAIQPSWYF